The Prionailurus viverrinus isolate Anna chromosome C1, UM_Priviv_1.0, whole genome shotgun sequence DNA window AACAGCCAAAGACAAACtaatgttgtaaaaaaaaaaaaaaaaaaaaaagttttacattggggcgcctgggtggctcagtcagttaaaatccgactcctgattttggctcaggtcatgatctcatggttggtgagttccagccctgccttgggctctgcgcttcCAGCCCCACTTCTGCTTGGGggtctctgtctcccaatctctctgcccttcccccattcactctctctctcagaaataaacatttaaaaattttttgctctATATTCAACAAGAACGAGTAATTTAATTGGgatccagttaaatttgaactcTATCTAGGAATTCTGAAGTGATTTTGCAGGCAGTGCTTGTAAACGTGACCTGATACAAACAATGGCAAGAGGTTGGTTTGGAGACAATCCAGGCGTCTGTGTTGGAAACAACCCAGAGATTGAGTGAATCTAAGATAAATTTTATCCATAGAAAGACGTAAACAAGGGCTCTTAAACTGGGGAATATCAATAAGAACGTGTTCCCTGGAGGAGCAATAAGCTCTAAAGAGCGTGTCACGTTCCTCATGGGTCCTCCCCAAACCTTCCCAGATACCTGGACAGGAAGTCTGCAGAGCTTGGGCCAGAGCCTCCCCAGAAGGGTGGCTCACCAAGTTCAGGCCCTGAAGGACCGGAGCATCCGCGTTGAGGTCAAACAGGGAGACCAACGTAGGAACCTGGGCTGCAGCTGAAACTGGCGACATAGCTGAGCAGAAATGATTTAGGAGCGGCTCTTGGAGCAGAAAGCGGGGAACAGAAACAGAGctccccagagagagagagagagatcctacCGCCCCGTCTCCTGCCTACCTGACTTGGTCTCCCCAACGCCGCAAGGCACTTCGGGCCTCACTCTGGTACCAGCAGTCCGCTCTGCAGGTTAATACGTGACCCCAACCCGTTTTCTCAACCCCCCAGTCCCGAACCACACAGAGTGAAAGGGGAGCATGCAGCTCCCAAATCGAGTCCAATAGAGCTACAATCCCTAATCGACCGCTCCTCGTTACCCGTGCAATGAACTCCAGCAATGACTAAACCGCGTGTACTCGCCCCCGCCCTCAGCAGCTGCACCAAAGGTCCTGGGAACCGAGCCGCATGTTCGTCTTCAATTCCAAGCCCGGATTTCTGCAACATCACAACAATCTCGTCACTACGGAGCAGCGAAGGGGACAAATGGCGTCGCCCGCAACTCAGCCCCGCCCCACATAGGGCGCACTATTGGTCTTTGTACTGTCCAAGACCCACCTCGATCCTTTAGTCCCGCCTGCGAAGCCGAGAATTGGCCGTCATGCCTCTGCCCCCCACGCTCATTGGTCATATTGGCTGCGGGTGACAGTGAGTGACAGGCGCCGGGCCTAGAGCTCCGGGTCCGGAGGAGCCCAGCGGAGCCGACCGAGCCCCTGGAATCACTCGGGTCACGGTTCCTGAAGTGAAACGCGAGATCGGTTACTGGAATCTCGGGGCCCGGGTTGGGCCTGACCGAGGGTGCCTGCGGAGCCCTAAGTGAGCTCATAGCGGGTAACGGGGGGAAGGGGCTCCGCGGGCGGGGCGGAGGCGCGCAGCCGGAATGTTTTGATGGCGGGGGCGCGCGGACGGGGGCGCGCGCGGGCGGCGGGGCCGCGCGCGAGGTTGTCCGCTGTTGGGAGCCGAGCCCTTGGCCTGGCGCCGGGCGACCCTGGGGCGCACTGGGCTCGGGTCTTGGCGGCTGGGTGTGGGGAGGCAACTCAGCCCACTGGGGCGATCTGCTGTCGGACTGGCTCGATTCTTCCAACATCCGCAGGGACCTCTGAGCCCAGGCCCGGCCAGCCGGGGCTCCATGACCCTGGGTCCACACTGACCTGGTCAGTGGTGAGTTCCCTGAGGGCTTGGTCAGCTCCTTCTGACCCAGGGCTCTCACTAACCCAGGGAATCCCactggggccaggctgggccgTGTTCCAGGGCCCCAGGGTCTGCACCGACTGGGTGAGTGCTATCTAAACATGCCTGGCTCCAGGGACCTAGGGAACCCACACTTTGCCCAGGATCTGTGTCTACAGTGACCCAGTCAGGATTTCCTCTCCAGGAACTATGCCTGTCTGCTGGGTGCTGCTAGGGAACCAGGGGAAGGGGGTGATCAGAAAGGTCCTGTTCAGAAAGACACTGTTCTTGGGTTTTGGATTTGGGGCTTTGAGGACCCTGAGAGGCCTGTAGAATATTCTGAGGCCGAGGTGGGGCGATGGAAAAACAGTCTGGAGGGGCTGCCTGACCTCAGGTCTGTACTGATCCAGTCTTTACAGGTTCAACAAGCCACTTCTTGGGATGAGTTGGATGAGTGGCCCTGCATAGTACAACCAGAGGAAGGGCACATAGCCGTAGTGCCTCTTCCCCACTGCAGCCTCCCTGCCCCATGCTTGGCCTCCTCTTAGTTGaaggtgggtgggcaggggggtTGGGTTTCTTTCTGTCCCCAATCCCCACTCTCTGGGGCCTGACACCTTCTCCTCCAGCAGCTGCAGAGCCAGGGCATCAAGGGCTGGATTGGAGCAGACGCTGTCCATGGAGCTGGTAGGGCCATGTGCTTATCTCAACCTTTGTTTACAAAATGCTTCCGAACTTCTAGTCTCTTGGGAGACCCGGGTTtctcctggagggcagagggaagtcCCCTTATCTCCACTGAATAGAAGATGaaacagcccctgccctccagcaaaGGGGCAGAGCCTGGCTTCAGACCGGCAAGACCTCAGTAGACACTCAGTAGAGGCTCTGGGAATGACTGACCTCCCAGGCCCTGAGCTTGCTGCTCTCCTTTGGTAACTACTCCTCTGCCTTTAAGCCAAGAAGACTGGTAGTGGAGACCAAGCCCAAggattctttctcactctttctgGTCTACTAGGCAGGACAGGAGACAAGCAGCACCAAAGTCTGAACCTGGATCTCTTTTCATTACCGGCAGGTGGACAAAGTGGACAGGGGGCGGTGGTGATGGCGCAGTTTGACACTGAATACCAGCGCCTTGAGGCCTCCTACAGTGATTCGCCCCCTGGGGAGGAGGACCTATTGGTGCACGTCCCTGAGGGGAGTAAATGTGAGTGCTTGGAAACAACAAGGGCGCCAGGGCATGGGGAGAGAGTTGGTGGAGGAACACGGAGGGAACAAGGGGCTCATGTTCCTTCGGGGCTCTGACATCTCTGCTCCTATGCCCACAGCACCTTGGCACCACATCGAAAACCTTGACCTCTTCTTCTCTCGAATatcctttgtgtctctgtgttggAGCTCTGGGAACTTTATCCCCTCCCTAAGCCAGGCCCCTCATGGGAAGTTGGGGTGGGTCTGATTCTAGTCTCTGGAAGAGAGGTGGAAGTTTTCTTAACACTGAAAGAGGCTGAGGAAATAACGATTGTTATAGATAATGATACCCCAGGTTTACCAAGAACTACGTGCCTTTCACTTTGTGGTGTCAGTTTATAAGGAACCTCTTTAAAGGTGATCTTTCTTTTTGATGGGACGCTAATAACTATAATAATATCTTTTGACTTACTCTGTGTCAGCTCTGTGTTAAATACTTTACGCATACTGTTTCATATCTAATAGTTCTATGAGACAGGTGCTATAAGACAGGTGCTATTATCTATGAGACAGGTACCACCGTAGACAAAAGTTTAGAGAGGGTAAGTAATtttggccaaagtcacacagcttgaaAGTCATGGAGCCAGGAGTTAAGTTCAGGTATGTGACACcaaagtctgtgctcttaactgcTGTCTCTATCAACCACATTTTTCTTGACAATTCTACGTTTATAATCTACACCAGAAGAATGGCTTCACTTGCATGCTCATCGGGGAGATCTTTGAGCTCATGTAAGTCTAAGAAGGGATGGTGATGTGGTGAAGGACTACATGTCAGTCTTTCCTTGAGCTCAGCCCTGGCCATTCCTGCCAAGGCGGCTCAGTCCTAGGCTCAAAACTCTGCAGACTCTCAGAATTCAGGGACTGGGTGTGGCACCAAAATTtccaatctcatttttttttaaaatctcccctATAAGGAATGCTTTCCAAGTCCTATCTCTTCCATGAAGAGAACTCAGACTTGATCATTTCATTAGAGCTCCAATGGAATGGGCATAGTTCAGTCTGGAGGTCTTAGAGATGCCTGCCACTTAAGAAAAGTCTGTTGTTATGCTTTGGTTAACAGCTTTAGAAGGCAAAGAGCTTTCTAAAAGGGAGGGGCCATATGGTTTTGCCAAAGGGAATGGGATTGGGAAACCTTCCTTCCATAAGAAAAGACTGTAAACCCCCTAAGGGCTTCTAAATACTATCTCAAAAGGAAATCAGGGATTGGGAAGAAGAAACCACAATCAGAAGATCTTTGAGAGTCTAGTAAGTGGTGGCAGAGATTACTACTGGTGAGAAAAACCGGCTGATTGTGTGATGCCCTGAGGCTAAAAGGAAAAAGTAGTAGCTGGTTTGGGTCTTAGAAGGTCCCTGGGGCTGAGCAGTAAGGAGAGCCCCCTGGGAGTTCTCCAGTGCCTGCGTGTCCCTAGAGGCTGTTGTCTGTAatctccttctgctgcttccagactcttctctttccccacacTGTTTCACTGGTGCTTCTCTGACTCCTGGACTGTGGCCCCTCTTCCCAACTCCCCAGGCAGTTCCTCTTTGTGGTTGCCTTCACCACCTTCCTGGTTAGCTGTGTGGATTATGACATCCTATTTGCCAACAAGATGGTGAACCATAGTCTTCACCCTACCGAGCCTGTCAAGGTCACTCTGCCAGATGCCTTTTTGCCTGCCCAGGTCTGTAGTGCAAGGTAAGGGCTGCAGAGTTCTGCTAACAGGtggggaatggaatggaatgtgAGGTAGTCACACATCCCCTAGAACACAGACTCGGCCTCGCCACATCCTTCAGGATAGCATCGTGTCTCCCAAGACTCCGCAAGGgccacccctccttccttcctttttcctccccacTAGGATTCAGGAAAATGGCTCCCTTATCACCATCCTGGTCATCGCTGCTGTATTCTGGATCCATCGGCTTATCAAGTTCATCTATAACATTTGCTGCTACTGGGAGATCCACTCCTTCTATCTGCATGCTCTGCGTATCCCCATGGTGAGACTGGGAAGTTGAGCGGTTAGCACCACAGCCCAAGATGGCTTCTGTGGCTAGGGAAGGGTGGGGTGTATTCCTGGGCCTCGGGCATCCTCATCGTCACTGGTAGGTCAGGGAGTGTCTGCTTAAAAGCTCCGCGCGGCTAAGCATAGGACCTCACGGCTAATGTGGGGAAGGAGTCGGGGCAACAGCCCACCTTCCCTGCcttgtctctctcccaccctaCAGTCTGCCCTTCCATACTGCACGTGGCAGGAAGTGCAGGCCCGAATCGTGCAGACCCAGAAAGAGCACCAGATCTGCATCCACAAGCGCGAGCTGACAGAGCTGGACATCTACCATCGCATCCTCCGTTTCCAGAACTACATGGTCGCGCTGGTTAACAAATCCCTCCTGCCTCTGCGCTTCCGCCTGCCCGGCCTTGGGGAGGCCGTCTTCTTCACCCGTGGCCTCAAGTACAACTTCGAGCTGATCCTCTTCTGGGGACCcggctctctgtttctcaatgAATGGAGCCTCAAGGCTGAGTACAAACGTGGGGGGCAACGGCTAGAGCTGGCCCAGCGCCTCAGCAACCGCATCCTGTGGATCGGCATCGCCAACTTCCTGCTGTGCCCCCTTATCCTCATCTGGCAGATTCTGTACGCCTTCTTCAGCTACGCCGAGGTGCTGAAGCGGGAGCCCGGGGCCCTGGGAGCACGTTGCTGGTCACTCTACGGCCGCTGCTACCTCCGCCACTTCAACGAGTTGGAGCACGAGCTGCAGTCCCGCCTCAACCGAGGCTACAAGCCCGCCTCCAAGTACATGAATTGCTTCTTGTCACCTCTGCTGACGCTGCTGGCCAAGAACGGCGCCTTCTTCGCTGGCTCCATCCTGGCCGTGCTTATTGCCCTCACCATCTACGACGAAGATGTGCTGGCTGTGGAACACGTCCTCACCACCGTCACACTCCTGGGGGTCACCGTGACCGTGTGCAGGTGGGCCAGGGGCAGCAGGCGGGAGCAAGCAGGCTAGCGTTCCTGGGAAAGGCTTGCCTCTCACGGGGACCCTGATCCCCCTAGGTCCTTTATCCCGGACCAGCACATGGTGTTCTGCCCTGAGCAGCTGCTCCGCGTGATCCTCGCTCACATCCACTACATGCCTGACCACTGGCAGGGTAATGCCCACCGCTCGCAGACCCGGGACGAGTTTGCCCAGCTCTTCCAGTACAAGGCAGTGAGTGGAGTTGGAGTTAGGGCCTGCTAGAGACTGGCTAATAGCTCGGTGGTAAGGGCTGGGATCCCTCCTCCTCTCTTATGATCTGGGTCCCCTCCCTTTTAGGTGTTCATCTTGGAGGAATTACTGAGCCCCATTGTCACACCCCTGATCCTCATCTTCTGCCTGCGTCCACGGGCCCTGGAGATTATAGACTTCTTCCGCAATTTCACCGTAGAGGTCGTTGGTGTTGGAGATACCTGCTCCTTTGCTCAGATGGATGTTCGCCAGCATGGGCATCCCCAGGTACCGGGAGAGGATGGGCAGGTGGCCAGAGGCGATGCCGGCATTGTCTTTGGGCAAACTGAGCCAACGAATCACCACAAAAAGGCAGCCCTGCCTCTGGGCAGCCACGTGCCAGGGCGCACACTGCTTGGTAAACCAGAGCTAGGGCTGGATTTTAGCCTTCAACTTGCACCTTTGGCCACGTTCCCTTGAGAAAGGCACAGACCGAGCAACTAGTCCAGCACGCGACTACTCCTGGGGTGGGGCACCGGGGCCCCTGGACAAGATACAGCAGCGCGTTGTGGTCCGTCCTCCAGGGGCACAGCCTCCCCTCTAGCAGGAAAGGTACAAAAAGGGTTCCCGCCAGAGGACAGTCCTGCTCACTGTAGCCTCCCTTGTGCAGTGGCTGTCCGGTGGGCAGACAGAGGCCTCAGTGTACCAGCAAGCTGAGGATGGGAAGACAGAGTTGTCCCTCATGCACTTTGCCATCACCAACCCCGGCTGGCAGCCACCACGTGAGAGCACGGCCTTCCTCGGCTTCCTCAAAGAGCAGGTTCAGCGGGACGGAGCAGCGGCTGGCCTTGCCCAAGGGGGTCTGCTCCCTGAAAATGCTCTCTTTACGTCCATCCAGTCCTTACAATCTGAGTCTGAGGTGTGTTCCTGGGGCCTGGGCGGTGACGGGCAGCGTGTGCTCCAGGTGCTGGGAGTTGAGGACTGGACGTGGGGTGGAAGGGCGTACCTACCCTATCGGTTTCCTTCTG harbors:
- the ATG9A gene encoding autophagy-related protein 9A, which encodes MAQFDTEYQRLEASYSDSPPGEEDLLVHVPEGSKSPWHHIENLDLFFSRVYNLHQKNGFTCMLIGEIFELMQFLFVVAFTTFLVSCVDYDILFANKMVNHSLHPTEPVKVTLPDAFLPAQVCSARIQENGSLITILVIAAVFWIHRLIKFIYNICCYWEIHSFYLHALRIPMSALPYCTWQEVQARIVQTQKEHQICIHKRELTELDIYHRILRFQNYMVALVNKSLLPLRFRLPGLGEAVFFTRGLKYNFELILFWGPGSLFLNEWSLKAEYKRGGQRLELAQRLSNRILWIGIANFLLCPLILIWQILYAFFSYAEVLKREPGALGARCWSLYGRCYLRHFNELEHELQSRLNRGYKPASKYMNCFLSPLLTLLAKNGAFFAGSILAVLIALTIYDEDVLAVEHVLTTVTLLGVTVTVCRSFIPDQHMVFCPEQLLRVILAHIHYMPDHWQGNAHRSQTRDEFAQLFQYKAVFILEELLSPIVTPLILIFCLRPRALEIIDFFRNFTVEVVGVGDTCSFAQMDVRQHGHPQWLSGGQTEASVYQQAEDGKTELSLMHFAITNPGWQPPRESTAFLGFLKEQVQRDGAAAGLAQGGLLPENALFTSIQSLQSESEPLSLIANVVAGSSCRGPPLPRDLQGSRHRAEVASALRSFSPLHPGQVPTGRAPSTMTGSGVDARTASSGSSVWEGQLQSLVLSEYASTEMSLHALYMHQLHKQQAQAEPERHVWHRRESDESGESAPEEGGEGSRAPQPIPRSASYPCATPRPGAPETTALQGGFQRRYGGITDPGTVPRAPSHFSRLPLGGWAEDGQSASRHPEPVPEEGSEDELPPQVHKV